The following coding sequences lie in one Gammaproteobacteria bacterium genomic window:
- a CDS encoding winged helix-turn-helix domain-containing tetratricopeptide repeat protein, giving the protein MGDAFHVGDWSVDSASGRITRDGESVKLEPRVMEVLVYLASHQGEVVSRQELEETLWAGTVVSYEALTGAIQKLRRAFKDDRKAPRVIETLSKRGYRLVAPVYPLVAPEGHVRSTVGDTVPAKEVRWGQVAAIAALAALAVVAFFLWSVPKEEDAHLVADDGAKRSIAVLPFDSLSGDSSQDYFADGITDDLITGLAKRPDLLVIARDSTFLYKDQPVDVRDVAERLGVRYILNGSVRREGDRVRINTQLVDAKTGRHVWAETFDRDTREVFDLQKEITGQIVAALPAHTSPGSAPELEPPQTNSLPAYESFLLGRHLFYQYLNRDENRKARDYFRKAREYDPDFAMAYAMEAWTHAFDVMNGWSEDRETSLRKAHELADEATSLRKALPVAYFVKGLAHRELGDYVKALVEAEKAIEYDPNYANAHVLLATLLYYAGRPEEGLKRIQEAMQINPHHPYNYSFHLGQAFYILRRYPEAVDAFEQGIASNPASERLHVWQAAALAQTGALDDAAWEADQVLALNPGFSWERMQETFPFKSQEDREHFLDGLKKAGLAE; this is encoded by the coding sequence ATGGGAGATGCTTTTCACGTCGGCGACTGGTCGGTGGACAGCGCATCCGGACGGATCACACGGGATGGCGAGTCGGTCAAGCTGGAACCGCGGGTGATGGAGGTGCTGGTCTACCTGGCGTCGCACCAGGGCGAGGTGGTCAGCCGACAGGAGCTCGAGGAAACCCTCTGGGCCGGCACCGTCGTCAGCTACGAGGCGCTCACCGGCGCCATCCAGAAACTGCGGCGGGCCTTCAAAGACGACCGGAAGGCACCGCGCGTCATCGAGACGCTCTCCAAGCGTGGCTACCGACTGGTCGCGCCCGTATACCCGCTGGTTGCGCCAGAGGGGCATGTTCGATCCACCGTTGGTGACACCGTGCCCGCGAAGGAGGTTCGCTGGGGCCAGGTGGCTGCGATCGCGGCGCTGGCGGCACTGGCAGTCGTCGCCTTCTTCCTGTGGTCTGTGCCCAAGGAAGAAGACGCGCACCTCGTTGCCGATGACGGGGCGAAACGCTCGATCGCCGTGCTGCCCTTCGACAGCCTTAGCGGCGATTCGAGTCAGGACTATTTCGCCGACGGTATCACGGACGACCTGATCACGGGCCTCGCCAAACGCCCGGATCTGCTCGTCATCGCCCGGGACTCGACCTTTCTCTACAAGGATCAGCCGGTCGATGTCCGCGACGTCGCCGAGCGGCTCGGGGTTCGCTACATCTTGAACGGCAGCGTGCGCCGCGAGGGCGACCGGGTGCGGATCAACACCCAGCTCGTCGACGCGAAGACCGGGCGACACGTGTGGGCCGAGACTTTCGACCGCGATACCCGAGAGGTCTTCGACCTGCAGAAGGAAATCACCGGGCAGATCGTCGCCGCCCTGCCTGCGCACACGAGCCCAGGCTCCGCCCCGGAACTCGAGCCCCCGCAGACCAACAGCCTGCCGGCCTATGAAAGCTTCCTGCTGGGGCGGCATCTCTTTTATCAGTATCTCAACCGGGACGAGAACCGCAAGGCGCGAGACTACTTTCGCAAAGCGAGAGAATACGATCCGGATTTCGCCATGGCCTATGCGATGGAGGCCTGGACCCATGCGTTCGACGTCATGAACGGCTGGAGCGAGGACCGGGAGACCTCGCTGCGAAAGGCGCACGAACTGGCGGATGAGGCGACGTCTCTACGCAAGGCGTTGCCGGTGGCCTATTTCGTCAAGGGACTCGCGCACCGCGAACTCGGCGATTACGTCAAGGCCCTGGTCGAGGCTGAGAAGGCGATCGAATACGACCCCAACTACGCCAACGCCCACGTGCTGCTCGCCACGCTGCTCTATTACGCGGGGAGACCGGAGGAAGGTCTGAAGCGTATCCAGGAGGCGATGCAGATCAACCCGCACCACCCCTACAACTATAGCTTTCACCTGGGGCAGGCCTTTTACATCCTGCGCCGCTACCCGGAGGCGGTAGACGCATTTGAACAAGGAATCGCCAGCAACCCCGCCTCGGAACGACTGCATGTCTGGCAGGCCGCCGCACTGGCCCAGACCGGCGCACTCGACGATGCCGCGTGGGAGGCCGATCAGGTCCTGGCACTGAACCCGGGGTTCTCATGGGAACGCATGCAGGAGACGTTTCCGTTCAAGTCACAGGAAGATCGCGAACATTTTCTGGACGGGCTGAAAAAGGCCGGACTGGCCGAGTAA
- a CDS encoding cyclic nucleotide-binding domain-containing protein produces MISVKMDRVLNKLTKIYKPFTLLSRQRLHEVLNNVRLIEMREGEIFQVRGGPDRDYLFLLEGHVEIIEVGSIRTVKGPEQTQNRPIVLPPAPDTTTLVARENAVICHADREMVDDLVSWDGYVHLLGESDLELFRRLERVRNALVFRRLPLEVLEIAFRKMRTLQVKAGEEIVRMGEEGHSYYVISKGAAVVYQVGLYDNGLHEVAKLGEGDAFGCEALISGGTRSETVQATEDTDLLVLEKADFQELIGKSLIKTVSAPIARVMLKSGYGLLDVRYPEEYDERHIPNAALIPLYELRSRLNELHKDGKYIVCCHGGSRSAVAALILCQNHFEVFALEGGIRDWPFEIDTTYQVAAAG; encoded by the coding sequence ATGATCAGCGTGAAGATGGACCGTGTGCTGAATAAGCTCACGAAAATTTATAAACCGTTCACCCTCTTGTCACGGCAGCGACTGCACGAAGTACTGAACAACGTGCGTCTGATCGAGATGCGGGAGGGCGAGATCTTTCAGGTCCGCGGCGGTCCCGACCGGGACTACCTGTTCCTGCTCGAAGGTCATGTGGAGATCATCGAAGTCGGATCCATCAGGACCGTCAAAGGTCCCGAGCAAACGCAGAATCGACCGATCGTGCTACCTCCGGCACCTGATACCACGACCCTTGTCGCACGGGAAAACGCGGTTATCTGCCACGCTGACCGGGAGATGGTCGATGACCTGGTATCCTGGGATGGTTACGTGCACCTGCTCGGAGAAAGCGACCTCGAACTCTTTCGCAGGCTCGAAAGGGTACGTAACGCTTTGGTGTTCCGCCGACTCCCGCTCGAGGTGCTCGAGATCGCGTTCAGGAAGATGCGCACCCTGCAGGTGAAGGCCGGCGAAGAGATCGTCAGAATGGGCGAGGAAGGGCATTCCTACTATGTGATCAGCAAGGGTGCCGCTGTCGTGTACCAGGTCGGCCTGTACGACAATGGACTCCACGAGGTCGCCAAACTGGGTGAAGGGGACGCCTTTGGCTGCGAGGCCCTGATCTCGGGGGGCACCCGCAGTGAAACCGTGCAGGCCACGGAAGACACCGACCTGCTGGTCCTGGAGAAAGCGGATTTTCAGGAACTGATCGGCAAGTCATTGATCAAGACCGTCTCTGCGCCAATCGCCCGCGTCATGCTCAAGAGCGGTTACGGGTTGCTGGACGTCCGCTATCCCGAGGAATACGATGAACGCCACATCCCAAATGCGGCCCTGATTCCCCTGTACGAGCTGCGCAGTCGATTGAACGAACTTCACAAGGACGGCAAGTACATCGTCTGTTGTCATGGTGGAAGCCGCAGCGCGGTGGCTGCACTGATACTCTGCCAGAATCATTTCGAGGTTTTCGCCCTCGAAGGGGGTATTCGCGACTGGCCCTTCGAGATCGACACCACATACCAGGTGGCAGCGGCCGGATAG